Proteins co-encoded in one Natronorubrum daqingense genomic window:
- a CDS encoding outer membrane protein assembly factor BamB family protein, which produces MAETADTDRDGRTDGRETLAFQSVPLGDIESARSRHMWTRSAVHVADDGECVVTGEWDGTVTARATGSESFETRWSVTHPEHAVGITTLEDGGTAETVVVAGRGDTGTIAAYDATTGDQRWRYDTVDDLGEAVKDTIFYLPYVVALEVAPDGETLYAAGRRYERDGETRRWHSVVYAFAPDGSVRWTYETDASPIALDIDASGERLAVGYNRCMGDHDTGLVVLETGSGGLEWTWDPGTDGDRRVGDVSFDGDSIAVSSHGDKRGYLLGPGGAERWHVDLAVETEREGETLYAYPNHAVASDGTVSFVTGNTYAVDARETEHRHPHEHRLATFDADGDLLWAEGVQGFVHGLATDGETVVTPCAQNFRVRDPDTHAVRWFDRTSGSRGVEPFEGIATACALAGNTLAAIEESVAYHDEDRTRGEYALHVATLE; this is translated from the coding sequence ATGGCTGAAACCGCTGATACCGACCGAGACGGCCGAACGGACGGACGGGAGACCCTCGCGTTTCAGTCGGTCCCCCTCGGCGACATCGAGTCGGCTCGCAGTCGTCACATGTGGACCAGATCCGCGGTTCACGTGGCCGACGACGGCGAGTGCGTCGTTACCGGCGAGTGGGACGGAACCGTCACCGCTCGAGCAACCGGGTCCGAATCGTTCGAGACCCGCTGGTCGGTCACCCACCCGGAGCACGCGGTCGGGATCACGACGCTCGAGGACGGCGGAACTGCTGAGACGGTGGTCGTCGCCGGACGCGGCGACACGGGAACCATTGCGGCCTACGACGCGACGACGGGCGACCAACGTTGGCGCTACGACACCGTCGACGACCTCGGCGAAGCCGTCAAAGACACGATCTTCTACCTCCCCTACGTCGTCGCCCTCGAGGTCGCTCCCGACGGTGAGACGCTCTACGCCGCCGGGAGACGGTACGAACGCGACGGCGAGACGCGGCGGTGGCACAGCGTCGTCTACGCGTTCGCACCTGACGGCTCGGTTCGCTGGACGTACGAAACCGACGCCTCGCCTATCGCGCTGGATATAGACGCCAGCGGGGAACGACTCGCAGTGGGATACAACCGCTGTATGGGCGACCACGACACCGGACTCGTCGTCCTCGAGACGGGGTCGGGAGGGCTCGAGTGGACGTGGGACCCGGGCACGGACGGCGACCGCCGCGTCGGTGACGTCTCCTTCGACGGCGACTCGATCGCGGTCTCGAGTCACGGCGACAAACGCGGGTACCTGCTCGGCCCCGGCGGCGCGGAGCGCTGGCACGTCGACCTCGCAGTCGAAACCGAACGCGAGGGAGAGACCCTCTACGCGTACCCGAACCACGCCGTCGCGAGCGACGGGACGGTGTCGTTCGTAACCGGGAACACCTACGCCGTCGACGCTCGAGAGACCGAGCACCGGCATCCACACGAGCACCGTCTCGCAACGTTCGACGCCGACGGCGACCTCCTGTGGGCTGAGGGCGTTCAGGGATTCGTCCATGGCCTCGCGACGGACGGCGAAACGGTCGTGACGCCGTGTGCGCAGAACTTCCGCGTTCGCGACCCCGACACCCACGCCGTTCGGTGGTTCGACCGCACGTCTGGCTCCCGCGGCGTCGAACCGTTCGAGGGTATCGCTACGGCTTGTGCGTTGGCCGGGAACACGCTCGCAGCGATCGAAGAGTCCGTGGCGTACCACGACGAAGACCGAACCCGCGGCGAGTACGCACTCCACGTCGCAACGCTCGAGTAA
- a CDS encoding DUF3209 family protein has product MSCHEIEALRLGLMNVLGVGDQHARDHAEKELEGHLEGPIEALVEAENLAAIERHLDAALVDLEEEVAAMDRDDVEYDYTRGRLLEVRNAERAIKRLRVQSESIVDGLGEAHDTLHELFPTEE; this is encoded by the coding sequence ATGAGCTGCCACGAAATCGAAGCACTACGACTCGGACTGATGAACGTCCTCGGCGTCGGGGACCAACACGCCCGCGACCACGCGGAGAAAGAACTCGAGGGCCACCTCGAGGGACCGATCGAGGCCCTCGTCGAGGCCGAGAACCTCGCGGCGATCGAACGCCACCTCGACGCGGCGCTGGTCGACCTCGAGGAGGAGGTCGCTGCGATGGATCGCGACGATGTCGAATACGACTACACGCGGGGCCGATTGCTCGAGGTTCGAAACGCCGAGCGAGCGATCAAGCGCCTTCGGGTGCAAAGTGAGAGCATCGTCGACGGGCTCGGGGAGGCCCACGACACGCTGCACGAACTCTTCCCGACCGAGGAGTGA
- a CDS encoding DUF4212 domain-containing protein, with product MSDNTSQDTEHAAETDGGVKTEAYLDKEINIFKPATPFMRDHLRVIWLSFVAWIVVVFGPTTAILFAPEFMTETTVLGGFPLHFFLAAIVTPLGALLLSVGYAMQRDRLDTKYGISHEEAAESDGTVAADGGEP from the coding sequence ATGTCAGATAATACCAGCCAAGATACGGAGCACGCCGCCGAAACGGACGGCGGCGTCAAGACCGAAGCGTACCTCGATAAGGAAATAAATATCTTCAAGCCGGCGACGCCGTTCATGCGGGATCACTTGCGCGTGATCTGGCTCTCGTTCGTTGCGTGGATCGTCGTCGTGTTCGGACCGACGACGGCAATTCTGTTCGCGCCGGAGTTCATGACCGAGACGACTGTGCTCGGGGGCTTCCCGCTGCACTTCTTCCTGGCGGCGATCGTTACACCGCTTGGCGCGTTGTTGCTCTCGGTCGGCTACGCGATGCAACGGGACCGACTGGATACGAAGTACGGAATTTCACACGAAGAAGCGGCGGAGTCCGACGGAACCGTCGCTGCGGACGGAGGTGAACCATGA
- a CDS encoding universal stress protein, translated as MDDAILLATDGSDAATKATERAIDLANSLEATLFVLTVLESRTEYDNAIVDPEKAERHRRERATEILEDVTVAADDAGIAVETAVRSGIPHEEIRRYAGEKGIDVIVIGARGHSSFHGSLLGSTVDRLLRSTSRSVLVVGGTEQP; from the coding sequence ATGGACGACGCAATTCTCCTCGCCACGGACGGCAGCGACGCGGCAACAAAAGCAACCGAGCGTGCAATCGACCTCGCAAACTCCCTCGAAGCGACACTGTTCGTCCTCACTGTCCTCGAGAGTCGGACCGAGTACGACAACGCAATCGTCGATCCGGAAAAAGCCGAACGGCACCGTCGTGAACGCGCAACTGAGATTCTCGAGGACGTGACGGTGGCGGCCGATGACGCCGGGATCGCCGTCGAAACGGCCGTTCGATCCGGGATCCCACACGAGGAGATCCGTCGCTACGCCGGCGAGAAAGGTATCGACGTGATCGTCATCGGCGCTCGCGGTCACTCGTCGTTTCACGGGTCGCTGCTGGGAAGTACCGTCGACAGATTGCTGCGGTCGACGTCGCGGTCGGTGCTGGTCGTGGGCGGAACGGAGCAACCGTGA
- a CDS encoding prolipoprotein diacylglyceryl transferase produces the protein MTTGPEDDDPAECLAPATDADASSHRHDDGGEERSVTRLVTDGGQAELSEASEGEEEQSESESDDADAETDDGDDVEADESDETEAADDGSDETEGEPDDESADDSGDGSDETESDDSDESAEDAETEDESDEDETEDDDAQPDDADADDGDEESEDYHVEDADDVYEGDEASGVLHLDLDGLFLDVLGLEVNLNPVTLDVSARPGENNLLGNLLSAVSGLLDSTMSIPKKLKSMLGKPVEMLKGLLEKPRQVLESVGGKLKGLLSTLVSKPKELLSALASKPKELLSTLASKPKAILNKLLGIGESDEEAGGDEEDGEAESEMDDEDETEESADEDAESDSRIRAAGSWLREKLAGLIPGSPLEDLISIVLEQAIEQVLKQLEPDQRADESGDESDAPSQAEAQ, from the coding sequence ATGACAACGGGTCCGGAAGATGATGACCCAGCGGAGTGTCTGGCTCCCGCGACGGATGCAGACGCCTCGAGTCATCGTCACGACGACGGCGGCGAAGAGCGTTCGGTCACCCGACTAGTGACCGACGGCGGACAGGCAGAGCTCTCGGAAGCGTCCGAGGGTGAAGAAGAACAATCCGAATCGGAGTCGGACGACGCGGACGCGGAAACAGACGACGGTGACGATGTGGAGGCGGACGAATCGGACGAGACCGAAGCGGCGGACGATGGATCGGACGAGACCGAAGGGGAACCCGACGACGAATCGGCCGACGATTCCGGAGACGGAAGTGACGAAACCGAATCCGACGATTCCGATGAATCCGCGGAAGACGCGGAAACGGAAGACGAATCCGACGAGGACGAAACGGAGGACGACGACGCACAACCCGACGACGCAGATGCGGACGACGGAGACGAGGAATCCGAAGACTACCACGTCGAAGACGCCGACGACGTGTACGAAGGAGACGAGGCGTCCGGCGTGCTTCACCTCGACCTCGACGGCCTCTTTCTCGATGTACTCGGCCTCGAGGTCAACCTGAATCCGGTCACGCTCGACGTGTCTGCTCGCCCGGGCGAGAACAACCTCCTCGGGAACCTGCTTTCGGCCGTCAGCGGGCTTCTGGACAGCACGATGTCGATCCCGAAGAAACTGAAATCGATGCTCGGGAAACCCGTGGAAATGCTCAAAGGGCTGCTCGAGAAGCCACGACAGGTACTCGAGAGCGTCGGCGGGAAGCTCAAAGGCCTTCTCAGCACGCTGGTGAGCAAACCCAAAGAATTGCTCTCCGCGCTCGCGAGCAAGCCGAAGGAACTGCTCAGTACGCTCGCGAGCAAGCCGAAAGCGATACTCAACAAACTCTTGGGCATCGGCGAGTCGGACGAAGAGGCTGGTGGGGACGAAGAAGATGGGGAAGCGGAGTCCGAGATGGACGACGAGGACGAAACCGAGGAGTCAGCGGACGAAGACGCCGAATCGGACAGCCGAATCAGGGCTGCCGGAAGCTGGCTCAGAGAGAAACTGGCCGGATTGATTCCGGGGTCGCCACTCGAGGACCTCATTTCGATCGTCCTCGAGCAGGCGATCGAACAGGTTCTCAAGCAGTTAGAACCGGACCAACGAGCGGACGAATCGGGAGACGAATCTGACGCGCCGTCGCAAGCGGAGGCCCAATAA
- a CDS encoding universal stress protein, whose translation MTVLAPFDGSRLANKALETAATFGDLLDEELVVLTVIPDDSEYARERNWITMGEPFDVDAIERGLQTRAAEIAPEATFQTERVSSEEPTATATTAVVREIRRVARELEASVVFIGSENAGSVIAPHSSVGSPVANDQRYDVYVVREPGDEVDPAERADIDSTIE comes from the coding sequence ATGACGGTACTCGCGCCCTTCGATGGGTCCAGGTTAGCGAACAAGGCACTCGAGACCGCGGCCACGTTCGGGGACCTCCTCGACGAAGAACTCGTCGTGTTGACGGTGATTCCGGACGACTCGGAGTACGCTCGAGAGCGAAACTGGATCACGATGGGCGAGCCCTTCGACGTCGACGCGATCGAACGCGGATTGCAGACTCGAGCGGCCGAAATCGCACCAGAGGCGACGTTCCAGACCGAACGCGTCAGTTCCGAGGAACCGACGGCGACGGCGACGACGGCCGTCGTTCGAGAGATTCGACGCGTCGCGAGGGAACTCGAGGCGTCGGTCGTCTTCATCGGCTCGGAGAACGCGGGGTCCGTGATCGCGCCCCACTCGAGCGTCGGGAGCCCGGTTGCGAACGATCAGCGTTACGACGTCTACGTCGTTCGTGAACCCGGTGACGAGGTCGATCCTGCGGAGCGAGCGGATATCGACTCGACGATCGAGTGA
- the acs gene encoding acetate--CoA ligase produces the protein MVDRNGWARDHPVLTGSLQRPPAAFLEQANVTDSDIYDEFDERWPECWERAADLLAWDQPYETVLEDEDAPFYRWFADGQLNAAENCIDRHLENGRKTHTAIRWEGKHGERETYTYRDLYVATNEFAAALRSLGVDADDVVTIYLPMIPELPIAMLACARIGAPHSVVFAGLSADALATRMDAADSEYLVTCDGYYRRGDAFNQKSKADNARLEVDQDVRTVVVDRLGEEMPHVLGDDEYDYHDLQRKFAGETVDPVSRDAEDMLFLMYTSGTTGEPKGVVHTTGGYLSHVAWTTQAVLDVKPEDTYWCAADIGWITGHSYIVYGPLALGTTTVMYEGTPDYPDRDRLWEIVDRNAVDIFYTAPTAIRAFMKWGESYPNEHDLSSLRLLGTVGEPISPRPWQWYYEHVGNEECPIVDTWWQTETGAVTISTLPGVDEMKPGAAGPGLPGIDVQIVDDDGTEVEAGDSGYLTIAQPWPGMARTLYSGDDRFREEYWERFSNPEENEWRYGSGDAATIDDDGYITVLGRVDDVINVSGRRLGTMEIESAITDVDGVAEAAVVGRSSESNGTDIYAYVSTESGHSVDESGMSEMIERSIETAIGPMAKPKSILFTPELPKTRSGKIMRRLLEAVANGEELGDTSALRNPEIVGEIQAEIREE, from the coding sequence ATGGTCGATCGGAATGGGTGGGCCCGTGACCACCCCGTCCTGACTGGATCCCTGCAACGTCCACCGGCGGCGTTCCTCGAGCAAGCGAACGTCACGGATTCGGACATCTACGACGAGTTCGACGAACGCTGGCCCGAGTGCTGGGAGCGCGCCGCCGACCTCCTCGCTTGGGATCAGCCCTACGAAACCGTTCTCGAGGACGAAGACGCACCCTTCTACCGGTGGTTCGCTGACGGGCAATTGAACGCCGCCGAGAACTGTATCGATCGTCACCTCGAGAATGGTCGAAAGACCCACACGGCCATTCGATGGGAGGGAAAACACGGCGAGCGAGAGACGTACACGTATCGGGACCTCTACGTCGCGACGAACGAGTTCGCCGCCGCGCTTCGATCGCTTGGCGTCGACGCGGACGACGTCGTGACGATCTACCTCCCGATGATTCCCGAACTACCGATCGCCATGCTCGCATGTGCTCGCATCGGTGCGCCCCACAGCGTCGTCTTCGCGGGGCTCTCGGCCGACGCGCTCGCGACGCGGATGGACGCCGCCGACAGCGAGTACCTCGTCACGTGCGACGGCTACTACCGCCGCGGCGACGCGTTCAACCAGAAGAGCAAGGCCGACAACGCCCGACTCGAGGTCGATCAGGACGTCCGGACCGTCGTCGTCGACCGACTGGGCGAGGAGATGCCCCACGTCCTCGGCGACGACGAGTACGACTACCACGACCTGCAGCGCAAATTCGCCGGCGAAACGGTCGATCCGGTCTCGAGGGACGCTGAGGACATGCTGTTCTTGATGTACACGTCGGGTACCACCGGCGAGCCCAAAGGTGTCGTGCACACGACGGGTGGCTACCTCTCTCACGTCGCCTGGACGACCCAAGCCGTCCTCGACGTCAAACCCGAGGACACCTACTGGTGTGCGGCCGACATCGGCTGGATCACCGGCCACTCCTACATCGTCTACGGCCCGCTCGCGCTCGGAACGACGACGGTGATGTACGAAGGGACGCCGGACTACCCGGACCGAGACCGCCTCTGGGAGATCGTCGACCGGAACGCCGTAGACATCTTCTACACCGCCCCGACGGCGATCCGGGCGTTCATGAAGTGGGGTGAGTCGTACCCGAACGAACACGACCTCTCCTCGCTGCGGCTGCTCGGTACCGTCGGCGAACCCATCAGTCCACGGCCGTGGCAGTGGTATTACGAGCACGTCGGCAACGAGGAGTGCCCGATCGTCGACACCTGGTGGCAGACCGAAACCGGTGCCGTGACGATTTCGACGCTACCGGGCGTCGACGAGATGAAACCCGGCGCTGCCGGCCCTGGACTGCCGGGGATCGATGTCCAGATCGTCGACGACGACGGGACGGAAGTCGAGGCCGGCGACTCCGGCTACCTCACGATCGCCCAACCCTGGCCGGGGATGGCCCGAACGCTCTACAGCGGCGACGACCGGTTCCGCGAGGAGTACTGGGAACGGTTTTCCAATCCGGAGGAAAACGAGTGGCGCTACGGCAGCGGCGACGCGGCCACGATCGACGACGACGGCTACATCACCGTCCTCGGGCGCGTCGACGACGTGATCAACGTCTCCGGTCGGCGACTCGGGACGATGGAAATCGAGAGCGCGATCACCGACGTCGACGGCGTCGCGGAGGCCGCCGTCGTCGGACGCTCGAGTGAATCGAACGGAACGGATATCTACGCCTACGTCAGCACCGAAAGCGGGCACAGCGTGGACGAGTCCGGCATGAGCGAGATGATCGAACGAAGTATCGAAACCGCGATCGGGCCGATGGCTAAACCGAAATCGATACTCTTCACCCCCGAGTTACCCAAGACTCGCTCCGGAAAGATCATGCGCCGCTTGCTCGAGGCCGTCGCGAACGGCGAGGAACTCGGTGATACGAGCGCGCTTCGCAATCCGGAGATCGTCGGCGAGATTCAAGCCGAGATTCGCGAGGAGTGA
- the acs gene encoding acetate--CoA ligase: MSQEEASLEARLEEQEAFEPPESFVEQANVTDPGIYDEFEENWPECWEQAADLLSWENEYDTVLDDSDEPFYEWFTGGDLNASYNCLDRHVEDGAKNRAAIKWEGELGETRTYTYGDLLNEVEAFAATLRDLGVEEDDVVTLYMPMIPELPIAMLACARIGAPHAVVFAGFSADALATRMNAADSEHLVTCDGYYRRGDALDHLSKANEGLEGVEHDVSDVVVVDRLGDALEHSLADNQTDYDELVDEHEGESVEPVSRDAEDMLFLMYTSGTTGEPKGVKHTTGGYLAYTAWTSHAVLDVKPEDTYWCAADIGWITGHSYIVYGPLALGTTTMMYEGTPDYPDKDRMWELVEKNRVDTLYTAPTAIRAFMKWGEEYPARHDLSSLRLLGTVGEPINPRAWKWYYKHIGGESCPIVDTWWQTETGGHMITTIPGIDTMKPGSAGPALPGISGKVVDAEGNEVDAGNAGYLTVDKPWPGMLRTLYQNDERFLQEYWQEYSDQEADEWVYFPEDGAKIDDDGFITVLGRVDDVINVSGHRLGTMEIESAVVGVEGVAEAAVVGGDHDVKGEAVYVYAIPEDGHEPDDDLEEGVVEGILDSIGPIAKPEDVIFTPELPKTRSGKIMRRLLENIASGNELGNTSTLRNPEVVDDIAEQVESE, translated from the coding sequence ATGTCACAGGAGGAAGCCAGTCTCGAGGCACGACTCGAAGAGCAGGAAGCCTTCGAGCCTCCCGAGTCGTTCGTCGAGCAAGCGAACGTCACGGATCCGGGAATTTACGACGAGTTCGAGGAGAATTGGCCCGAGTGTTGGGAACAGGCAGCCGACTTGCTGTCCTGGGAGAACGAGTACGACACGGTGCTCGACGACAGCGACGAACCGTTCTACGAGTGGTTTACCGGCGGCGACCTGAACGCGTCGTACAACTGTCTCGACCGACACGTCGAAGACGGCGCGAAGAACCGCGCGGCGATCAAGTGGGAGGGCGAACTGGGCGAGACGCGCACGTACACGTACGGTGACTTGTTGAACGAGGTCGAAGCGTTCGCCGCGACGCTGCGCGACCTCGGCGTCGAAGAAGACGACGTCGTCACCCTCTACATGCCGATGATCCCCGAACTTCCGATCGCCATGCTCGCGTGTGCCCGTATCGGCGCGCCTCACGCGGTGGTCTTCGCCGGCTTCTCGGCCGACGCGCTCGCGACGCGGATGAACGCCGCCGACAGCGAGCACCTCGTCACCTGCGACGGCTACTACCGGCGTGGTGACGCTCTCGACCACCTCTCGAAGGCGAACGAGGGTCTCGAGGGCGTCGAACACGACGTCTCGGACGTCGTCGTCGTCGACCGACTCGGCGACGCCCTCGAGCACTCGCTCGCGGACAATCAGACCGATTACGACGAACTCGTCGACGAGCACGAGGGCGAGAGCGTCGAACCGGTCTCGAGAGACGCCGAGGACATGCTGTTCTTGATGTACACGTCGGGGACCACCGGCGAGCCCAAGGGTGTCAAACACACCACGGGCGGCTATCTGGCCTACACTGCGTGGACGAGCCACGCCGTGTTGGACGTGAAGCCGGAGGATACCTACTGGTGTGCGGCCGACATCGGCTGGATCACCGGCCACTCCTACATCGTCTACGGCCCGCTCGCGCTCGGAACGACGACGATGATGTACGAGGGAACGCCCGACTACCCCGACAAGGATCGGATGTGGGAACTCGTCGAGAAGAACCGAGTCGATACGCTCTACACCGCACCGACGGCGATCCGGGCGTTCATGAAGTGGGGCGAGGAGTATCCGGCTCGACACGACCTCTCCTCGCTGCGCCTGCTTGGCACCGTCGGCGAACCGATCAATCCGCGTGCGTGGAAGTGGTACTACAAACACATCGGCGGCGAGAGCTGTCCGATCGTCGACACCTGGTGGCAGACCGAAACCGGCGGCCACATGATCACGACGATACCGGGGATCGATACGATGAAACCCGGCTCCGCCGGCCCAGCCCTACCGGGAATCAGCGGCAAAGTCGTCGACGCTGAGGGCAACGAAGTTGACGCCGGGAACGCCGGCTACCTCACCGTGGACAAACCGTGGCCGGGGATGTTGCGCACGCTCTACCAGAACGACGAGCGCTTCCTTCAGGAGTACTGGCAGGAGTACTCCGACCAAGAAGCCGACGAGTGGGTGTACTTCCCCGAAGACGGTGCAAAAATCGACGACGACGGCTTCATCACCGTCCTCGGACGCGTTGACGACGTGATCAACGTCTCCGGACACCGACTCGGCACGATGGAAATCGAGTCGGCCGTGGTCGGCGTCGAAGGCGTCGCCGAAGCCGCCGTCGTCGGCGGCGACCACGACGTGAAAGGCGAAGCCGTCTACGTTTACGCGATTCCAGAAGACGGCCACGAACCCGACGACGACCTCGAGGAGGGCGTCGTCGAGGGCATCCTCGACTCGATCGGCCCGATCGCCAAGCCAGAAGACGTGATCTTCACGCCCGAACTGCCGAAGACCCGCTCGGGCAAGATCATGCGCCGCTTGCTCGAGAACATCGCGAGTGGCAACGAGCTTGGCAACACCTCGACGCTCCGGAATCCGGAAGTCGTCGACGATATCGCAGAACAGGTCGAATCCGAGTAA
- a CDS encoding bacterio-opsin activator domain-containing protein has protein sequence MLEDRDSSAFSRQQFESLLDAAETYREALVVRLCGDVGLRPSELTELTIDHVEQVRIDPPRYLVRVPAVDEDEERTAYLPTHVERELRRYARSNDLSTNDRIFSVTPRRLQMLVSDVADRASDLFDQPALGDVSTSDLRQHFARRALVEHAVNPRVVKRVGGWQSFEALESYLPEPTDAAIVDAFDAVERPAGSERSQQRRRQRSSMVSDDSVIRLLLAASERYALLRLDAEGYVDRWNRSAAAMFGYRAGEIVGTHVSAFHTDEAVDDGEPDRILSAALEESGTEADGWRVHEDGSRFRATEVISPLRDEQSRHRGFAVFVRDVTSAHEDLESTRSRRDELERRYAVAQAHRRVTQSLFVSTDHAEIEAEMCAAMTTGPAYEYAWIDRTTIAERRQDRRPASGIDPGDVEEFVPEAWDAGSSSPPDDSRSLPSERRGRTDEPAAADDGSMSVTVKRGVSLNIDGEASDESERGDGASATDGDGAIARVPLAYGDTSYGFLTVATDRTDAFDDDERRWLEVIGRQGGYAIAAVRRRNLLLSDRVVELEVACRDDSSFLVNASRRLGCRFILDSLVAISESTQVYYLRLEEASPADVFDLAADDPGIDDYRLVETDEDGCRVEFVVDGSCPIVTLTEYGTTVLDARFEGGIATITAECAADADLRTIVDGLRSSFPDSELVGKREAERTVQTAQQFREGLEDRLTDRQEVSLRAAYFGGYYDWPRESTAEEIADAMGISSPTLHNHLRKGQHELLRTFFDEPDGEDIAVDDIEYRRE, from the coding sequence ATGCTCGAGGATCGAGATTCGTCGGCGTTCTCGCGCCAGCAGTTCGAATCGCTCCTCGACGCCGCCGAAACGTACCGAGAGGCGCTCGTCGTTCGCCTCTGTGGTGACGTCGGCCTTCGACCGAGCGAACTCACCGAACTCACGATCGATCACGTCGAGCAGGTTCGGATCGATCCGCCGCGGTACCTCGTCCGCGTTCCGGCCGTCGACGAGGACGAGGAACGGACGGCGTATCTACCGACACACGTCGAGCGAGAGCTTCGCCGCTACGCCCGGAGCAACGACCTTTCGACGAACGATCGAATCTTCTCGGTGACGCCTCGACGGCTCCAGATGCTCGTCTCCGACGTCGCAGACCGTGCGAGCGACCTGTTCGACCAGCCAGCACTCGGCGACGTGTCGACGAGCGACCTCCGCCAACACTTCGCGCGGCGAGCGCTCGTCGAGCACGCGGTCAATCCGCGCGTCGTCAAGCGCGTCGGCGGCTGGCAGAGTTTCGAAGCCCTCGAGTCCTATCTCCCCGAGCCGACGGACGCAGCGATCGTCGACGCCTTCGACGCCGTCGAACGCCCCGCGGGATCCGAACGCAGCCAGCAGCGTCGACGCCAACGCAGCTCGATGGTCAGCGACGACAGCGTTATTCGCTTGCTGCTTGCGGCGAGCGAACGGTACGCACTCCTTCGCCTCGACGCGGAGGGCTACGTCGACCGCTGGAATCGAAGTGCGGCCGCGATGTTCGGCTACCGCGCCGGCGAAATCGTCGGGACGCACGTCTCCGCATTTCACACGGACGAGGCCGTCGACGACGGCGAACCCGATCGAATCCTTTCTGCAGCACTCGAGGAGTCGGGCACCGAAGCCGACGGCTGGCGCGTTCACGAAGACGGCTCGCGTTTTCGAGCGACAGAAGTCATCTCACCACTGCGCGACGAACAGAGTCGCCACCGCGGGTTCGCCGTCTTCGTCCGCGACGTCACGAGCGCACACGAGGACCTCGAGTCGACCCGGTCGCGACGGGACGAACTCGAGCGACGGTATGCGGTCGCCCAAGCCCACCGCCGGGTCACGCAGTCGCTGTTCGTCTCGACAGATCACGCGGAAATCGAGGCGGAAATGTGTGCGGCGATGACGACGGGGCCAGCCTACGAGTACGCCTGGATCGACCGGACGACGATCGCCGAGCGTCGACAGGACCGACGTCCCGCGAGCGGGATCGACCCCGGCGACGTCGAAGAATTCGTACCCGAGGCGTGGGACGCCGGGTCGTCGTCTCCCCCCGACGACTCGCGGTCGCTTCCGAGCGAACGGCGGGGACGGACGGACGAACCGGCGGCGGCCGACGACGGGTCGATGTCGGTGACGGTGAAGCGCGGCGTCTCACTGAACATCGACGGAGAGGCGAGCGACGAATCCGAACGCGGCGATGGCGCTTCGGCCACAGACGGCGACGGTGCGATCGCCCGCGTCCCCCTGGCCTACGGCGATACGTCGTACGGCTTCCTCACGGTCGCAACCGACAGAACGGACGCGTTCGACGACGACGAGCGACGGTGGCTCGAGGTCATCGGCCGACAGGGTGGCTACGCGATCGCTGCCGTTCGTCGGCGTAACCTCTTGCTTTCCGATCGCGTCGTCGAACTCGAGGTCGCCTGTCGGGATGACTCCTCGTTCCTGGTGAACGCGTCGCGACGACTCGGGTGTCGCTTCATACTCGACTCGCTGGTCGCGATTTCGGAGTCGACGCAGGTCTACTACCTTCGACTCGAGGAGGCGTCGCCGGCCGACGTCTTCGACCTCGCCGCCGACGATCCCGGCATCGACGATTACCGGCTGGTCGAGACGGACGAGGACGGCTGTCGCGTCGAGTTCGTCGTCGACGGCTCCTGTCCGATCGTGACGCTCACCGAGTACGGGACCACCGTCCTCGACGCGCGATTCGAGGGTGGTATCGCGACGATCACGGCCGAGTGTGCGGCCGACGCCGATCTGCGAACGATCGTCGACGGCCTCCGGAGTTCGTTTCCGGACTCGGAACTCGTCGGCAAGCGCGAAGCAGAACGCACCGTCCAGACGGCTCAACAGTTTCGCGAGGGTCTCGAGGATCGTCTGACGGATCGACAGGAGGTGTCGCTTCGGGCCGCGTACTTCGGCGGCTACTACGATTGGCCACGGGAGAGTACGGCAGAAGAGATCGCCGACGCGATGGGTATCTCGTCCCCGACGCTTCACAACCACCTCCGTAAGGGCCAACACGAACTCCTCCGGACGTTTTTCGACGAGCCGGATGGAGAAGATATCGCCGTCGACGACATCGAGTATCGACGCGAGTGA